ACCACATGAAACACCCGTGCATAACGGGGTTTTATTCCACGGCATCAGCATCAACAAACGCGCCATACCACAGCTACCAGTAATCCCTGCAAAGATCATAGCTGCACCGAAGAATCCTACAAGTACGAGAAATGTTTTCGATACAGTAAAAGCAAGCAACAGCGTTACCAGCAATAACGAGCCGACAGCAATAAGAACCTGACGATTCAGCGGAATACGTTTAACGCCCTGCTTTACCGGCCATCCGTTTCTACCCCATTCCACAATCCCGCCATCAAGCACGGCTGAATCGACAGAACCTGCAACCGCTTCAGCGGCCTGCAGAGCCCTACTTCCAGAATGGCAAACAAAGACAACCTTCTTCTCCGCACCAACCGTCTTCTTAACACGTTCCGCGGAAACCAGATCAAACGGCATTAATATAGCATCAGGAATTTCCTGTTCCAGAATCTCCGTAGGAGTTCGTACATCTAACAACACGGCCTTATCTTCATGAAGCAACTTCGCAACCGAGGCTGCATTCATTTTTTCTACTGTACTCATTTCAGCACTCCTTGTTTAAATAACAAGCCTTATTATTAGGAATAATATCTAGTAAGAAAAATTTGTCAACTAAATACAACTCACCCTAACGACTCACGCCAACGGCAAAAAACGTATTGAAAATCATACCTCGCAGGAGAAAGAAATTGTGTTTCAGGCTAAAAAGAATTATAGCCGCGCGGAGCTATAGATTTAGAAATCATTCTGGAGAAAAAAGTTATGGCACTGAGCATCGGTATCGTTGGGCTTCCCAACGTGGGTAAGTCTACCCTTTTTAACGCCCTCACAAAGGCACAGAACGCAGAGTCTGCGAACTATCCTTTCTGTACTATTGAACCCAACAAAGCGACTGTTCCTGTGCCGGACAAGCGCATCGAAACTCTTACAGAGATTGCAAATCCACAGCGCACACTGCACGCGACTGTAGACTTTATTGATATTGCGGGTCTTGTCCGTGGCGCAAGTCAGGGCGAGGGTCTTGGCAACCAATTCCTTGGTAACATCCGTGAAGCAGCTGCAATCTTACAGGTTGTCCGTTGTTTTGATGACGAAAATATTACGCACGTAGACGGTTCTGTTAATCCGATCCGTGACATTGAAACCATTGAAACTGAATTGCTGCTTGCAGATGTACAGTCTGTTGAAAAACGGCATGACAAATTGGTTCGTTCCACTCGTGGTAACAAAGCAATGATCCCTGTTGTGAACGGCATTAAAGAGCTGCTTGACCACCTGAATGAAGGTAATCCGGCGTCTACTTTTGCCAAACGCGACAGTGACGTTTTGGCAGACCAGCTCAAAGAGCTGTCACTGCTTACAGATAAGAAAATTATTTATTGCGCCAACGTTGATGAAGACGGCCTTGCAGAAGACAACGAACATGTGAACAAACTGCGTGAATTCGCAGCAGGTCGCGGTTGTCAGCTGGTAAAAATCTGCGCAAAGGTTGAAGAAGAACTGCAGGGTCTCGAAGATGAAGAGGCACAGGAACTTCTTGAGTCTTACGGTATCAACGAAAGCGGCCTCGTACAGGTCATTCAGACCAGCTACAAAACACTCGGACTTATCTGCTACTTTACAGTAGGCGTTAAAGAAGTTCGTGCATGGACTATCGTTGACGGATACACTGCCCCTCAGGCAGCAGGCGTTATCCATACCGACTTTGAACGTGGATTCATTCGCGCAGAAGTAATCGCGTATGATGCTTTTGTAGAAAATAAAACCGAAGCAGCTTGCCGTTCCATCGGCGCTCTGCGCTCTGAAGGTAAAGAATATATCGTTAAAGATGGGGATGTTGTTCACTTCCTCTTTAATGTATAGTACACAGTTTCCAAGCTGATAAGGTTACCCTGTTATTGCAGGGTAACCTGTTTGGGAGGAACTTGTGAACAAACGCCATGCAGGACTCATCTCTGTTATATTCTGTTTCTTATCCACTATTCTTTTCTACTCTACAGTCCACAGCGTTACACTCGCAGAGATTCGTGCCCGTGGGGAACTGTATCATCTAGGTGTTCCTTACGCACGCTTTGCAAACACCAACGCAGACGGGCTTGATTGCGCCCTTATCCGCCGTTTTGCGCATCGCATTGGTGTCCGATACAAATTCGTCCCCACCAGCTGGGAAAATGCCATCCCTGATCTCACTGGAATACGCCCGGCGCTGCCCGGTTCCAGCCAATCTGTTACCCCGATACGCGGGGACATCCTTGCAAACGGCCTGAGCATAATTCCGGAACGCAAGCGTTACGTATTATTTTCCAAGCCGACATTTACCGCACAAGTCTGGTTACTTGCAAAACCGGACGCCGATATCGACCCAATCCACCCCACCGGTTCTGTTGAAAGAGACATCAAAAGCACACTTGAAAAAACTGCCGGAAAAACGGTCTACGGCATTAAAAATCTTTGTATTGATGTCAGACTGTTCCCCGACTTGCTCCACACTGCCGGTTCTGCGGAAAATGTGCCGCTTGGCACACTTCCGCAACCTATTTCTTTTGTAAAATCTCCGTATTCAATCTTTCTCATGGAATCTCCAAGTGCTTTAATGGCATTAGGGATCTGGCCATACTCTTTTAAGATCATTGGCCCCGTAGCAAAGCAGCAAAATATGGGCGCAGCATTTGCTCCAACGTCTGTGGAACTCAAAGAAGAGTTCGATCGATTTTTAACTGAAGTATGGACAAGTGGTGAATACCAAAAACTTGTCGCCAGCTACTATCCAAACTCATTCTCGTATTTCAAAACGTTTTTCACGAAGAGTTCGCCGTAATGAAGAAGCCGCTAGAGCAACTTTTTGAGAGTAAAAAACCGCTCAATCTAATACTAATACTCTGTGCCATTATCGTATGCGCATTTTTAGCACTGGGTATCCTGTTACACCGCTCTCAATTCTCATTACAACAGATTAAACAGGAACAGTTTAATAACGATTCACAAAAAGTTGCCAGCGCATTCAAAGACTATTTTACTGAACGCAACAGAGATTTGCAGACCCTTACAACTACGCAGGTTTTCTCCAGCTACTATCACAACAAGGCTCTTGGCATATCACTTGATTACGGTATGCGCGCCATCATTTCTGATATAGAACTGGTGCTGCAACGCTTTATTATGGAATGCAAGGTTCAGGGAGAATATATTTTCCCCGAAGTTAATTTTATTGATTACAAATACAATCTTCGTATCCGTGCAACAGCGCCACTCAAAAATGGCTCACCCGTCCATATTGAAACAATTACAGAAAAACATCCCTTTTCCCCCGGCGCCACACTTCAGTTTGAGCAGCACAATCAACAGAAGTTACTACGCATGAACATTCCCTATTTCATTATGGGTAAACACGTTGGTGAAATCACAGCAACACTGTCCTCCGAGGCCATCAAAAGATATTTACTCCTGCTCCAAAATTCTGAAAAATTTAACATCATCCTACTCTACGACAATATTCCTTTCACACGGATCATTACAACGCCCAACCTTACGTATGACGTTGAAAAACTTTCTGCAGGTCCTCCAAACACCTCGTACCAGCTAAACGAGGCCGCATATTTAAACAACATTCCCGTTCCTATGAAAGTACGCCTCGTTCCTGTAATGAATCGTAAAGTCATGGCAATATCGTTCATAGAGGTAGCCAACCTCAAACGCGGACAGTTTTCTAACAACATTCTTCTCATTTTTTACGCAGTGTTTCTTGCAGCTGCGACAAGCATAGCGATTGCTGCCCACGTTATAATAAAAAACATGTCCCTTTCCAGAAGCCTTAAGGAAGTCGCAGCCAGCAAAAAAGTAACAGCAGATAACCTTCTCAAACTGCAATCAGAAATCGTGGTTCGACGCAGGGCAGAAATACGCGCACTAACAGCACGGCAAAAAGCCGAACAGCTAACGCACGTGGTACCAAGCGCCGTTTTCACCGTTACCATGGACAGACGAATTGACAGTTGGAACAAGCGTGCAGAGGAACTCACAGGATATAGAGCGATTGAGATTATAGGCCGTTCGTGCTCAGAGCTCTTTCTGGACACATGCAAAGACGAGTGCGCACTCTATCCCCACACGCAAAGCCCCACCTGCGGAAGGCAACACTCATTAAGACAGAAACACGGCGGGCTGCGGAGCATCATCAAAAATACAGAACCGATGCTTGACGGCTTCGGGCAAATTATCGGTCTGATAGAGTGTTTTGAAGACATCACCGATCAGCAAAAAACCCTTGCGGCACTGGCAAAGACAGAAGCAAACTACCGCGACATTATCCAGAACGCGCAGGATGGCATTTTCCAAAGTACCCTTTCCGGAGAAATTCTAAACGCCAACCCAGCATTTTTGAATATTTTTGAATTCTCTTCTGTAGAGGAAATGCGCAGCTCTTTTCGCGGGTTTGAGAATCATTTTTATGTAAATAAGACCAGACGGGCAGAATTCGTCAACACGATGCTCAAAAAACGGTTTGTGTCCAACTTTGAGTCACAAATACGGACTAACAACGGACGAACACTCTGGATAATGGAAAGTGCCCGACTACGCACATCTCCCGACGGTTCCATACGTTTCGAAGGATTCGTACGCGACATTACTTTGCAAAAAGAAGCCGAACATAACCTTATCGCTGCCAAAGAAGCAGCAGAATCCGCCAACGTAGCAAAAAACAACTTTCTCGCTAACATCAGTCACGAGCTGCGAACACCGATGAACGCAATTATCGGTATTTCCGAACTTAGTCTGCGATCTGAAAAAGATCCCGAACGCAAGCGGAACATGGAAGTTCTCTACAGGG
This sequence is a window from Halodesulfovibrio aestuarii DSM 17919 = ATCC 29578. Protein-coding genes within it:
- a CDS encoding rhodanese-like domain-containing protein, with amino-acid sequence MSTVEKMNAASVAKLLHEDKAVLLDVRTPTEILEQEIPDAILMPFDLVSAERVKKTVGAEKKVVFVCHSGSRALQAAEAVAGSVDSAVLDGGIVEWGRNGWPVKQGVKRIPLNRQVLIAVGSLLLVTLLLAFTVSKTFLVLVGFFGAAMIFAGITGSCGMARLLMLMPWNKTPLCTGVSCGVTTKNT
- the ychF gene encoding redox-regulated ATPase YchF; the protein is MALSIGIVGLPNVGKSTLFNALTKAQNAESANYPFCTIEPNKATVPVPDKRIETLTEIANPQRTLHATVDFIDIAGLVRGASQGEGLGNQFLGNIREAAAILQVVRCFDDENITHVDGSVNPIRDIETIETELLLADVQSVEKRHDKLVRSTRGNKAMIPVVNGIKELLDHLNEGNPASTFAKRDSDVLADQLKELSLLTDKKIIYCANVDEDGLAEDNEHVNKLREFAAGRGCQLVKICAKVEEELQGLEDEEAQELLESYGINESGLVQVIQTSYKTLGLICYFTVGVKEVRAWTIVDGYTAPQAAGVIHTDFERGFIRAEVIAYDAFVENKTEAACRSIGALRSEGKEYIVKDGDVVHFLFNV
- a CDS encoding substrate-binding periplasmic protein; translation: MNKRHAGLISVIFCFLSTILFYSTVHSVTLAEIRARGELYHLGVPYARFANTNADGLDCALIRRFAHRIGVRYKFVPTSWENAIPDLTGIRPALPGSSQSVTPIRGDILANGLSIIPERKRYVLFSKPTFTAQVWLLAKPDADIDPIHPTGSVERDIKSTLEKTAGKTVYGIKNLCIDVRLFPDLLHTAGSAENVPLGTLPQPISFVKSPYSIFLMESPSALMALGIWPYSFKIIGPVAKQQNMGAAFAPTSVELKEEFDRFLTEVWTSGEYQKLVASYYPNSFSYFKTFFTKSSP
- a CDS encoding PAS domain-containing hybrid sensor histidine kinase/response regulator, with translation MKKPLEQLFESKKPLNLILILCAIIVCAFLALGILLHRSQFSLQQIKQEQFNNDSQKVASAFKDYFTERNRDLQTLTTTQVFSSYYHNKALGISLDYGMRAIISDIELVLQRFIMECKVQGEYIFPEVNFIDYKYNLRIRATAPLKNGSPVHIETITEKHPFSPGATLQFEQHNQQKLLRMNIPYFIMGKHVGEITATLSSEAIKRYLLLLQNSEKFNIILLYDNIPFTRIITTPNLTYDVEKLSAGPPNTSYQLNEAAYLNNIPVPMKVRLVPVMNRKVMAISFIEVANLKRGQFSNNILLIFYAVFLAAATSIAIAAHVIIKNMSLSRSLKEVAASKKVTADNLLKLQSEIVVRRRAEIRALTARQKAEQLTHVVPSAVFTVTMDRRIDSWNKRAEELTGYRAIEIIGRSCSELFLDTCKDECALYPHTQSPTCGRQHSLRQKHGGLRSIIKNTEPMLDGFGQIIGLIECFEDITDQQKTLAALAKTEANYRDIIQNAQDGIFQSTLSGEILNANPAFLNIFEFSSVEEMRSSFRGFENHFYVNKTRRAEFVNTMLKKRFVSNFESQIRTNNGRTLWIMESARLRTSPDGSIRFEGFVRDITLQKEAEHNLIAAKEAAESANVAKNNFLANISHELRTPMNAIIGISELSLRSEKDPERKRNMEVLYRASSSLLNLLNDLLDFSAIESNALSLKFAPFSVRNMLQNIRDLMRGEASKKNLNFLVTADDSIPSLLTGDKERIKQILVNLIWNALKFTNHGNVSVTCAARPIDNTTNDKDETDKSTLPLNNQTGQKKVMLTCAVTDTGIGIPSESLEEIFESFAQLQAFDVAPHGGVGLGLAISQRLAVRMGGTITVESTVEVGSTFTVKIPCLISEDKAESAHIIYEESQHDVAPMQSLNVLVAEDNEFSQEVLTKMLKEDGHTVFLAENGKQVLEMLTSITVDIILMDVQMPILDGLETIKRIRAGEVPDLDVTIPIITISAHDSITSKDNFHDGEVTEWLQKPITLYALQQVLRSVFKNNQPAERTTFTHNSALPNTEYSTTPMLVNIETISTMVNGKQNIIQTVLNTYLTSLPVSLELLKNAFAEANEDEILRLTHSLKATMGSVGALPLAEAAKKMEQLTRENALPEAQQLLDNFIANAEESLEEISIYLAQQQREKHVS